In the Tribolium castaneum strain GA2 chromosome 1, icTriCast1.1, whole genome shotgun sequence genome, one interval contains:
- the PXo gene encoding solute carrier family 53 member 1, producing MKFTEHLCAHITPEWRKQYINYEEMKAMLYAAVEQAPSAELVEPEILTRYFAKFDEQFFSYCDKELTKINTFYSEKLAEATRKYAGLKSDLTEAQDVEYPRKKNSIKNNILRKKNVPAKKIQELKLAFSEFYLSLILLQNYQNLNFTGFRKILKKHDKLLNVDVGAKWRAEHVENSHFHTNKDIDRLIRETECTVTQELEGGDRQRAMKRLRVPPLGEQQIPWTTFKVGLFSGSFVVLMIAVIISAIFHKRPDDWRIVCRLYRGPFLIIEFLFLWGINIYGWRSSGVNHVLIFEMDPRNHLSEQHIIEMAAIFGVIWCVSALSFLYSTELSIPAYINPFVLVLLMSAFLFNPTKTLRHEARFWALRVLGKVLTAPFFYVTFADFWIADQLNSIVNLFTDIHYFFCFYLTNPSWSVGQDTNYCVEKHMIIRPFMACLPAWFRFAQCLRRYRDTKEAFPHLANAAKYATSFFVVIFTALNTAYSEGEAGMMESPFFYLWITASLISSCYAYTWDIKLDWGLFDSKAGDNKFLREEIVYSSTWFYYFAIVEDFILRFGWAFSMSLTEMGYVHADLMVTILAPLEVFRRFVWNFFRLENEHLNNCGKFRAVRDISVAPLDTSDQMLIVRMMDEEDGVVHRRKKKFGGKRKDEGRSAEGESTDDMDI from the exons ATGAAATTTACTGAACATCTCTGTGCTCATATAACTCCAGAATGGAGGAAACAATACATAAATTACGAG GAGATGAAGGCAATGTTGTACGCTGCTGTGGAACAAGCCCCGTCTGCGGAATTGGTTGAGCCTGAAATTTTGACCcgatattttgcaaaattcgaCGAACAGTTTTTCTCCTACTGTGATAAGGAACTGACAAAGATCAATACATTTTATTCTG aaaaattggcCGAAGCGACCCGCAAATACGCTGGTCTGAAAAGTGATCTCACTGAAGCTCAGGATGTTGAATATCCACGCAAGAaaaattctataaaaaataatattctaaGAAAGAAAAACGTACCtgcgaaaaaaatacaagagtTGAAGTTAGCATTTAgcgaattttatttaagtctaatactgttgcaaaattaccagaatttaaattttactgGGTTTCGGAAAATCCTGAAAAAGCATGATAAA TTGTTAAATGTAGATGTAGGGGCGAAATGGCGAGCGGAACATGTGGAAAATTCGCATTTTCATACGAATAAAGACATCGACCGATTAATTCGAGAGACTGAGTGTACGGTTACTCAGGAGCTTGAAGGGGGCGACCGGCAAAGGGCTATGAAAAGGCTCAGGGTTCCGCCCTTGGGGGAACAGCAAATTCCGTGGACGACGTTTAAAGTGGGGCTGTTTTCGGGGTCTTTTGTGGTGCTCATGATCGCGGTGATTATATCGG CCATATTCCATAAACGTCCAGACGACTGGCGTATCGTCTGTCGCCTCTACCGAGGCCCTTTCCTCATAatcgaatttttatttctctgGGGTATTAACATTTACGGCTGGCGGTCTTCTGGGGTTAATCACGTATTGATATTTGAAATGGACCCCAGAAATCATCTTTCTGAACAACACATTATAGAAATGGCCGCAATTTTCGGTGTTATTTGGTGTGTTAGTGCCCTCTCTTTTTTGTACAGTACCGAATTAAGCATTCCAGCGTACATTAACCCATTTGTTCTTGTACTTTTAATGTCAGCATTTCTATTCAATCCGACAAAAACCCTGAGGCATGAGGCGCGCTTTTGGGCCCTTCGCGTTCTg ggTAAAGTCTTAACGGCTCCATTTTTCTACGTAACATTTGCCGATTTTTGGATCGCCGATCAGTTAAACAGTATTGTAAACCTTTTCACCGACATTcattactttttttgtttctatttaacCAACCCCAGTTGGTCAGTTGGACAAG ACACGAATTATTGCGTTGAAAAGCACATGATAATAAGGCCTTTTATGGCGTGTTTGCCGGCTTGGTTCAGATTTGCACAATGTTTGAGAAGATATAGAGATACTAAAGAAGCGTTTCCTCATTTGGCTAATGCAGCGAAATATGCGACGTCATTCTTTGTTGTAATCTTTACGGCCCTAAACACGGCTTATTCAG AAGGCGAGGCCGGAATGATGGAGAGCCCCTTTTTCTATCTTTGGATAACGGCGTCGCTGATAAGTTCTTGCTACGCATACACTTGGGATATAAAATTGGACTGGGGCCTCTTCGACTCAAAAGCCGGAGATAACAAGTTCCTCAGGGAGGAAATTGTTTATTCCTCGACG TGGTTTTATTATTTCGCAATAGTCGAGGATTTTATTTTACGATTCGGATGGGCATTTTCGATGTCTTTAACCGAAATGGGTTATGTTCACGCCGACCTAATGGTAACGATTTTAGCGCCCTTGGAAGTTTTTAG GAGATTCGTCTGGAACTTTTTTCGCCTTGAGAACGAACATCTCAATAACTGCGGAAAATTTAGGGCTGTGAGAGATATATCAGTGGCGCCCTTGGACACTTCGGACCAGATGTTGATTGTGAGGATGATGGATGAGGAGGATGGGGTTGTGCACAGGAGGAAAAAAAAGTTCGGGGGGAAAAGGAAGGACGAGGGACGATCGGCTGAAGGAGAATCAACTGATGACATGGacatttaa
- the LOC658273 gene encoding methyltransferase-like protein 17, mitochondrial, translating to MGFYRKRIINYLVRTYSTKIKTQVIPDESVLNKIEKNVYTPKNHPGLFKPRLIPVPEAFIKAVTTVIADYPIKALIEDGKTLINHLKSKKPPVEKDEMRKIERIVYQKVMEKQKIPPLESEEDKIRFQQVVDNKVRNVLKSGFYNWKPVHYTPYEALVYLMSRSAPEFSVLARIFLEIAERDPGFEPRSLFDFGSGVGTVTWAANLYWKKHIFEYFNVDSSRDMNDLAQILLQDGKGTNKMSLRGVFYRQFLPATNTTYDLVVCAYTLLELPSRQARLDTILNLWNKTQKYLVVVDHGTNAGFQVVNEIRDFILHTKVGHVFSPCPHDEVCPRFAQNDGTPCNFETFYFSLPVGAVSLRKSEKYSYVVLKKGERDPLDPQWPRIIRNTLVRSKHTICRMCTKNANLDEVIFTASKHGKNLFYCARAAKWGDLLPVSLEKQAKEEEDNEEEAR from the exons ATGGGTTTTTATCGAAAacgtattattaattatttagtcAGAACG TATTCAACGAAGATAAAAACTCAGGTTATACCGGACGAAAGCgttctaaataaaattgaaaaaaatgtgtatacCCCCAAAAACCACCCAGGTCTGTTTAAACCACGCTTGATTCCTGTCCCAGAAGCGTTTATAAAGGCTGTTACTACTGTAATCGCAG ATTATCCAATAAAAGCATTAATAGAAGATGGTAAAACGTTAATTAACCATTTAAAATCCAAGAAACCCCCCGTAGAGAAGGACGAAATGAGGAAAATCGAACGCATAGTGTACCAGAAAGTGAtggaaaaacagaaaattccTCCACTGGAAAGTGAAGAAGACAAAATCAGATTCCAGCAAGTGGTGGATAATAAAGTTCGGAATGTTTTGAAATCAGGATTTTACAACTGGAAACCTGTACATTATACTCCATATGAAGCTTTGGTTTATTTGATGTCCAGATCAGCTCCAGAGTTTTCCGTCCTGGCACGAATATTTCTGGAAATTGCTGAAAGGGATCCAGGGTTTGAGCCTAGGAGTTTGTTTGATTTTGGGTCTGGAGTTGGGACAGTCACGTG GGCGGCGAATTTATATTGGAAGAAACACATTTTCGAATACTTCAACGTGGACTCATCCAGAGACATGAACGACTTAGCCCAAATCCTACTCCAAGACGGAAAAGGCACAAACAAAATGTCTCTACGGGGTGTTTTTTATCGCCAGTTTTTGCCCGCAACTaat ACAACCTACGATTTAGTCGTCTGTGCTTACACATTACTGGAACTACCATCACGACAGGCCCGATTAgacacaattttaaatttatggaacaaaacacaaaaatatctTGTTGTAGTCGACCATGGCACAAATGCCGGATttcaa GTGGTTAACGAAATCAGAGATTTTATTCTTCACACAAAAGTTGGACACGTCTTCAGTCCA tgtCCACATGACGAAGTTTGTCCGAGATTTGCCCAAAACGATGGCACTCCTTGcaattttgaaacattttatttcagcTTACCAGTAGGAGCTGTTAGTTTAAGGAAATCGGAAAAATATTCATACGTTGTTTTAAAGAAAg gaGAAAGGGACCCTTTGGACCCTCAATGGCCACGAATTATTAGAAACACTTTAGTTAGGTCAAAACATACGATTTGTAGAATGTGtaccaaaaatgcaaatttggaCGAAGTCATTTTTACAGCCTCAAAACAtggaaaaaacttattttattgtgCGAGAGCTGCAAAGTGGGGTGATTTGCTCCCAGTTTCGCTCGAGAAACAAGCCAAAGAAGAGGAAGACAATGAAGAAGAGGCGAGGTAA